A window of Apium graveolens cultivar Ventura chromosome 8, ASM990537v1, whole genome shotgun sequence contains these coding sequences:
- the LOC141676487 gene encoding uncharacterized protein LOC141676487: MVLDRMRDFPSCFGENGVQIADNSSYSSVGLSKSPHNLVTCIYQCKLLGKTCLIVLSWTKSLMGYCLGVEVNDLAGQCVCRVDVKPSLFHKRKGYKCLQVNAGKIDVFWDLSLAKYGSGSQPLEGFYVGVVCKGEMVLLVGDMRKEAIKKANAVPSLFGSVFVSKREHVFGKRVYKSRVQFSDNGKVHHLVIECETIGVNDPRLVVRLDSKIVMQVKHLRWTFRGNQTILVDGLPVEVFWDVYNWLFGTTFGSAIFMFQTCPRTEKLWASQTLDPSEPPWPCLLNSRESKSSDPGFALTLYAWKNE; the protein is encoded by the coding sequence ATGGTTCTTGATAGAATGAGGGACTTTCCATCTTGTTTTGGTGAAAATGGTGTTCAAATTGCTGATAATTCTTCTTATTCAAGTGTTGGTTTAAGTAAATCTCCACACAACTTGGTTACTTGTATATATCAATGCAAATTACTTGGCAAGACTTGTTTGATAGTGCTTTCTTGGACCAAGAGTTTGATGGGGTATTGTTTAGGTGTTGAGGTTAATGATTTAGCTGGTCAGTGTGTTTGTAGAGTTGATGTTAAGCCTTCTTTGTTTCATAAAAGGAAAGGGTATAAGTGTTTGCAAGTGAATGCTGGTAAAATTGATGTTTTTTGGGACCTTTCTTTGGCGAAATATGGTTCGGGTTCACAGCCATTGGAGGGGTTTTATGTAGGAGTGGTGTGTAAGGGGGAGATGGTTTTGTTGGTTGGAGATATGCGTAAAGAAGCGATTAAGAAAGCGAATGCTGTTCCTTCTTTGTTTGGTTCAGTGTTTGTTTCGAAGAGGGAGCATGTGTTTGGGAAGAGGGTGTATAAAAGTAGGGTTCAGTTTTCTGATAATGGAAAAGTTCATCATCTTGTGATTGAATGTGAGACGATTGGAGTTAATGACCCGCGGCTAGTTGTTCGTTTAGACAGCAAAATAGTGATGCAGGTTAAGCATTTACGATGGACGTTTCGTGGGAACCAGACAATTTTGGTTGATGGGCTTCCTGTAGAAGTATTTTGGGATGTTTATAATTGGTTATTTGGCACAACTTTTGGGAGTGCCATTTTCATGTTTCAAACGTGTCCGAGAACTGAGAAGTTATGGGCTAGTCAGACGTTGGATCCCTCTGAACCCCCTTGGCCTTGCTTACTGAATAGTAGAGAATCTAAGTCATCCGATCCTGGATTTGCTCTGACCTTGTATGCGTGGAAGAATGAGTAG